In one window of Coleofasciculaceae cyanobacterium DNA:
- a CDS encoding sodium-dependent bicarbonate transport family permease: MDFLSDFLTSFLEQLQSPTLGFLIGGMVVAAVGSRLSIPDPVYKFIVFMLLIKVGLTGGQAIRDANLAQILLPAVFAVVIGILIVFIGRYTLCKLPKVKVEDGIATAGLFGAVSGSTLAAGITVLEGQGIPYEPWAGALYPFMDIPALVTAIVLASVYISKQRGTADETLSKQETLSKQRITAGGYPSEQRGTVGGYSSEQGITASGYPSKQRGTADKRVKIWPIVKESLQGSALSALLLGLFLGLLTQPESVYESFYDPLFKGLLSVLMVVMGMEATARLGELRKVAQWYAVYALVAPLLHGFIAFGLGMIAHVTTGFSPGGVVLLAVIAGSSSDISGPPTLRAGIPSANPSAYIGASTAIGTPVAIAIGIPLYIGLAQALMGS, translated from the coding sequence ATGGATTTTTTGTCCGATTTCTTGACGAGCTTTTTGGAGCAGTTACAGTCGCCGACACTCGGCTTTCTAATTGGTGGTATGGTCGTTGCCGCCGTCGGTAGCCGACTATCAATTCCAGATCCAGTCTATAAGTTCATCGTCTTCATGCTGCTCATAAAAGTCGGCCTGACCGGTGGCCAGGCGATTCGCGACGCCAATTTGGCGCAGATACTGTTGCCCGCGGTGTTCGCCGTGGTAATAGGAATCCTTATCGTGTTCATCGGGCGCTACACGTTGTGCAAGCTGCCGAAAGTCAAAGTCGAGGATGGCATTGCGACCGCGGGCTTGTTCGGTGCCGTGAGTGGCTCTACTCTCGCCGCTGGCATAACGGTACTGGAAGGGCAAGGCATCCCATACGAGCCCTGGGCCGGCGCACTCTATCCCTTCATGGACATCCCAGCGCTCGTGACTGCGATCGTCTTGGCTAGCGTTTATATCAGCAAGCAGCGCGGTACCGCAGATGAGACTCTCAGCAAGCAGGAGACTCTCAGCAAGCAGCGCATTACCGCAGGCGGGTATCCTAGCGAGCAGCGCGGTACCGTAGGCGGGTATTCTAGCGAGCAGGGCATTACCGCAAGTGGGTATCCCAGCAAGCAGCGCGGTACCGCAGACAAGCGGGTCAAAATATGGCCCATCGTGAAGGAAAGTCTCCAGGGCTCTGCCCTATCGGCACTGCTGCTCGGCCTCTTTCTAGGCCTGCTAACCCAGCCAGAAAGTGTCTATGAAAGCTTCTACGACCCCCTCTTTAAAGGCCTGCTTTCGGTACTGATGGTGGTAATGGGTATGGAGGCCACGGCAAGGCTCGGCGAGCTGCGCAAGGTGGCTCAGTGGTACGCCGTATATGCCTTGGTGGCGCCGCTGCTGCATGGGTTCATTGCCTTCGGTCTCGGCATGATTGCCCACGTCACCACGGGATTCAGCCCTGGCGGCGTCGTACTCCTGGCCGTCATCGCTGGCTCCAGTTCAGACATCTCAGGGCCGCCCACTTTAAGAGCTGGTATCCCGTCGGCTAATCCCTCCGCCTACATCGGCGCGTCCACAGCCATCGGCACGCCGGTTGCGATTGCCATAGGAATACCGCTCTACATCGGGCTCGCCCAGGCGCTGATGGGCAGCTGA